The Naumannella cuiyingiana DNA window TGACGAAGATGTTGAACGGCAGGTTGTAAGTCGCGTACACCAAGATCAGACCGAGCTGGGTGTCCAGCAATCCGATGTCGCGAAGCGTCAGGTACAGCGGGATGAAGGTCACCATCCAAGGGACCATCAGGCCCAGGATGAACACGCTCAACACGATGCCACTGCCGGGGAACCGAACCCGCGCCAGCGGATAGGCCGCAAGGACGGAGAAAAACACCCCGAGCACGGTGGCTGTCACCGCGACGAGGACGCTGTTTCCGAAGAACATGGCCACGCCCCCGGCGTTCCAGGCTTGGCGGTAGTTCTCGAACTCCCACGATCGGGTGAGCGAGAACGGAGGGCTCGTGATGAACTCGACGTTCGTCTTCAACGAAACGTTGATTACCCAGGCGAAGGCCGCAACCGCCGAGAATGCACCCGCCCCCATCAGCAGGTAGAAGAACAGATGGAAGGGGCGAAACCTGGCGCGGTCCGAGACCGCCGGACGCCGGTGTCGCCGACGGATCGGTGGACGTTTGGGGCCCGAGTCGGTGGGCCTGGCGATCGTCTCAGTACTCAATGCTGTCTCGCTTCAAGAGCTTGTTGAGAACCAGTGCCGCAGCCATCAGCAACACCACGACAATCACCCCCATCGCCGCAGCGGAGCCGAAGTCCCCGGTGTCGAAGGCGGTCCGGTACATCACAGTCGCAGGAATGTCGGAGGAGAAGTATGGCCCTCCGTCGGTCATGATGTAGACGAACGCAAATGCCTGCAGGGATTGCACCACCCACAAGATGATCAAGGTCCGGAACAAGTCGCTCATCATCGGCAGCATGATCCGGGTGAAGAGCTTCCACTCGCCGGCGCCGTCCAGACGCCCGGCCTCGAGGACATCGGCGGGCATCCGCGAGAACCCGGCGGAGATCAGTAGGATCCAGATGCCGATCCCGTGCCAAACTGCAACCAGGGCGATCGCGGGAAGAGCGGTGCGGGGATCGCCCAACAGGATCGGAATCAGGTCACCGAAGCCGATGGAGGCGAACGCCGGATTGATCAGTCCGAGCGTCGGATGAAAGATGAACTTCCACATGAGCGCGACCACGGCGACAGAGAGCACCACGGGCGCGAAGATCAGGAAGCGAAAGACGCGCTCGCCGTGCAGGCGCTGATTGAACGCCCAGGCGATGGCGATGGCCGGCGGGAAGAGCATGAGACCGCCGACCATCGCCAACAGCACGGCGTGGCCGAGCGATTGCAGGAAGCGTTCATCGCCGATCACGTCGGCGTACTGGGCCATGCCGACAAAGGAAGCACGTCCGGTGCGGGAGAACTCCTGAGTCGAGAGCTCGACGGTGCGCGCCAAGGGATACAGGAAGAAGACCGTCAGCAGCAGCGACGCCGGCAGCAGGAAAGGGATCACGATTCGTCGTTGCGATCTCGCAAACATCGCTCTCCGCCCTCCTGACGTTGGCGACCTCGGCATGGCGCGGGAGCGCCGACTGTCGATCAGTTCTTGTGTATCTTCCGTAGCTGCTCGTCCAGACGAGCGAGCGTCTGCGTGGCATCCTGCTCGCCGAACATCAGCCGTGTCACCTCCGCGTAGACCACGTCATAGGCCTCGGTGTCCTTCATCGCGAACTCTCGTGGCACCAGGGCCGATGCATCGGCCATCACCGTATCGATGCCGGTCACGCCGGAAGGGCTGGGGACTCCGACAACACCGGAGAGCTCACCGAACTTCTCGGCCCGCTCTGCCTGCACTTCCGGGCTGGTCACCCGGCGCACCCACTCCAGGGCGAGCGGGATGTTCTCGCTCTTGGCATTGATCGACATCTGTTGCGGTGCCGCCATGATCGCCTTCTGGTCGCCGGCTCCGCCGGCAACCTCAGGGAAGGGGAGTACGCCGATCTCGAAGTCATCGGGGATCACGTCCTTCATCTCACTGACCAGCCAGCTACCCATCAGGATCATCCCGGTCTTGCCCTGGAAGAACTGCGCCTGTGCGGCGGTGAAGTCGGTTCCCTGGAAGCCCGACATCAGGTACCCGCCATCGCGAAGGTCCTGAACCTTCTGCAGCCCGCGGAGGAATCCGGGGTCATCGGTGATCCTGCCCTTGCCGTTCACCAGCACATCGTTGGCGGTGGTCCATCCGACCTCGCGCAACCACAGGTTGTCGGACCACATCCCCATGTAGGGCTGATAGAGACCCGTAATGGCGATCGGGTCCACACCGGCCGCCTTGAGGTCGGCCGATGCCTTCATCAGCTCGTCCCACGTGGTGGGCGGCTTGATCCCGCTCTCTGCGAAGATCTTCTTGTTGTAGAACAGCACCTGGGTCGACAACTCACTGGGTACGCCGTACACGCCGCCGTTGTCGGGATTGACCATGAACCCCGAGGCCGCCGGGGTGAATGACTCACCCCAGGTCTTGCCGGTTGTCGGGTCCGGCGCGTCCAGGTAGGGCTTGAGGTCGAGCAGGAAGCCGTCATTGGCCCACACTCGCTGGCTCGGGACGGTGCCGTCGAACATGCCGTAATCGACATCGGGACCGTCGCCGGAACGCCAGCGTTGTTCCAGCGCCGGGCGGGCCTCGGAGTTGGCAAAGGTCAGCGTGATCTTGGTGCCCGGATAGTCGGCTTCGATCTCACGCGCAAGCTTCTCGAGGTAGGCCAGTCCCGGGGTTCCCTCGGCAGGGATCACGCCGACCTCGATCGAGCCGGAGATGTTGTCGCGCCACGTGTTGGGATCCGGGCCTTCTGACGCCGGGGGACCGCCGACAGGCCCACTCGAACAAGCCGCGAGCAAGACGCCGGCCATGGCCAGCGGCAGGCTGAACCTGATGCGCTTGAGTTTCATGTGTGCCCCTTCGGTAGCCCGCGTACCCCGCTGGACGACGCCCTATTCACCCGAGAAGATTCGACGCGATTCAATATATCGAAAATATAACTACGATTTCGTAAATCGTAAGGGACAGGTCAGCCGCTGACAAGGGGTCTACGCGGGTCCTCACTCCTCGTCCTCGATCGGTCCCAGGTACGGCAGGAACTCGGCGAACTCGATCAGGAACCGGTCCACTGCGTCGCGCTCGTGGTCGTCGAGGTCGCGGCGCGGGGCGCGGCAGTGGTCGCTGCGGAAGAGCCCGCGACGGACCGAGATCAACTTCTCCGCGGCGATGATCAGCTCGGTGTCGAGCATCCAGTAGGAGGTGAACGGCAACAGGCGGGCGTGCAGCCGATCGGCGTCATCGAAACGACCGGCCTCGTACAAGCGCCAGATCTCCTGGTAGATCTCGGTGAACGAGCAGCCGGGCTGGGTGCCCACCGCACCCCGGCGAATGGCGTCGGGCAGTTGCACGCCCGCATAGCCCTCGACGGCGGGGATCGGAGGGTCGAGCCTGGAGAGCTCGGTGATGAACGGCCCTGGCGGGCTCGACTCGACCTTGACCAGCGTGAGATTCGGGTGATCGCGAGCGATGGCAGCAAGCCGGGACACGTCGAGCGCGGTGCCGGTCTCGTTCGGGGCGTACTGGAGCACCACGGGCGTGGTCGGCACCTCGGCCAGCACCGCCCGGATGTGCGCCTCGATCATGGGCGCGGGCGGTTTGAGCAAGTGCGGCGGGAGCAGATTGATTGCCTTCGCGCCGACCGACACCGACCACGCCGCCCGCTCGGCGGCCAGTCGTGTCGCGTGATCCTGCACAGCCGCGATCACCACCGTGTCCGGGAAGGCGCGGGCCTCGGACACGAGCACCTCCATCAGGCATGCGCGCTCGGTCTCGGAAAGCTTGTAGAACTCGCCGGCGAAGCCCGGGAACATCACGCTGGCGACGCCGGTGCCGAGGACGTAGCGCACCACGCGGCGAAAACCGGCCAGATCGACATCGCCGGACTCGGTGAACGGCACCTCGAGCACGGGCGACACCCCGCGAATGGCCCGGGCGGCGGCGAGTCCCTCGAGTGGGTCGTTGGCCCCCGGTCGAAGTCTCGTCATCGTCATGGTTGATCCCCTTTTGGCCACGTGGAGGCTGGTTTCGGTGTCGCGCGAGGTCGGACCGAGATCCGCGACCGGCTGCTCCTCATCCGGATCCGAGACCGAGCAGTGCTGCGATGGTCCCGCCGAGTACGCGAGCTCGCGCGGGTTTGGCAAGCGGCCAGTCGACGACGCGCCGTAGTTCGCCGACGGTGGTGGCGTACGGCAGGTCGGAGGAGAACACAAGGCGCGATGAGCCGATCTGCGGGTCACGCTCGAATTCGCTGAGGACGGTGTCCCAAGGTGCGTAACAGGTGTCACCGTAGAGGTTCGGCGCGAGGCGCAGCGCCGGGGCTGCGTCGATCCAGAAGTCGGTCGCGCCGCTGCGGCCCATCACGAACGCAACTCCCGGGTGTCGACGCGCCAGGGCAGCCGCGGGCAGCGGCAGATGTCCGGGCGGCGTACCGGTGCGAACGTAGACCGGCCAGTCGTGTGCGTCGGCGAAGTCGATGAGGGGATCGACCAACCCGTCCAGCAGGTCGAAGCCCTGCAAGCTGGAATCGATGGCGAGCGCGCGGGCGCCATGATCACGTGCCCAACCCAACTCGGTCAGGGCGTCCGCGCGGCGCCAAGGATTCGCCACGGCGTACGCCAGCAGCCGCCCGCCCGAGCGCTCCGCGGCGGTGGTTGTGGCAGCGTTGCCGGCGCGGTTGTGGTAGGCGATGTCACCCTCGCTCGGCGCAATCAAGGCTCGGTCGATGCCGTTTCGATCCATCGTCGCCAGCAGATCATCGACTGCCAGCGCGCAGTCGCGCTGCGCTCCGATGCGGACGTGCGCGTCGATGATCATGACCGCGCCGCCCGTGGATCGGGCAGCGCGAGCGCTTCGAGGGCTTCGGCGTGGATGATCTTCTCGATCACCTCGGCCGGGATCCGCGGCAATCGTGACCCCTCGACGATGTCGTTCACCGCGCGCAGTCCGGCGATGGCTTCGGCCGTGGTGGCGATGGGGAAGTCCGAGCCGAGCAGCAGCTTTCCCGCCGCGCCCCACTCGACGGCATACAGCAACGACTCATAACACACCCACGGGCGCAGGTAGATCGAGGAGACGTCGGCGTACACGTGCGGGTGCTTGCGGATCGTCACGACTGTCTCGCGCGCCCAGGGGTGTCCCATGTGCGCCATCACGATGCGCAGCTCCGGGCAGGCGATCGCGATCTCGTCGGTCACCAGTGGGAACGTGTAGCGCAGCGGAGCGTGCCGGATCGGGGACGCGCCCTGGTGGAACAGGATCGGCAGCCCCTCCCGTTCGCAGTACCGGTAGAACTGCATCGCCGCGTCCCCGAGCGGGTCGAACTCCTGGTAGTTGGCGCCGAGCTTGACTCCGAGCAAACCGAGCGAGCGCGCCTCCTCCACCTGTTCCCAGACGTCGGGCGCCATGGGATTCACCGACATGAAGCCGATCCGCTTGTCGGGTCGCGCTGCGACGTACTCGGCCGTCGCGACGTTCGTCCTCTCCGGCGGGTAGTCCAGGCCGGTCGAGGACACCGGATCGTCGACCGCGATGTTGAACACGATCGCGACATCGGCGGCATCGGCGGCGGCATCGAAGTCGGCCCAGCTGTTGGAGGTGATCACCGCGCGATCGGTACGCCAGGCGTCGTAGCTTCGGAGCTCCGCGTTCGGGACCTCGCGCTCGTGGGTCGGGGTGTGGGTGTGGACGTCGACGATCATCGGGTGCTCTTCTCCAGCAGACGGCGCGGATTGTCCACGAGCATTGCCTGCCGTTGCTCGGGTGTGACACCCCACTCATCGATCTCTCGGATCCGTGCCACGGCGAAGTCCTGGCTTGCCTTGTCCGACAGGCCGGCATCCGTGCCGAACAGCACCTTGTGCGCCGGCGCCCGATCCAAGATCGTCTTGGCTGCGTAGGGCGGTGTGCCGCAGATGCACAGGTAGAGGTTCTCGGTGTCCTGGGTGCAGACCAATGCCTCGCGCCAGAGGTCGTGGAGGCCGCCGTGACCCAGGATGATCGGCACGTTCGGGTGCCGCCTCGCCAAGGTGGCGATCTGGGTCGGCGTCGCGTAGGGCGGCGTCCCGTCGTGGCAGAGCACCAGACCGTTGTGCGTGGCGACAACCTCCAGGATCGGGTCCAGCGCGACTTCGTGGACGCTGAATCCCTGTAGCCACGGGTGTAGCTTCACCCCGCGAAGGCCCAACTCGGTAAACGTCCGCTCGATCTCCGCGGCCGCGGACGGCTTGCGTGGGCTGTAGGTGCCGAAGCCGATCAGCCGGTCAGGATACTGAGCAACGAATCGGGCCAGATCGTCGTTGGCCTCGGGGGTTGAGTCGAACAGGCCGTCATGGCTGAGCACGACTGCACGATCGATGCCGCAGGTATCCATGAAATCGATGAA harbors:
- a CDS encoding carbohydrate ABC transporter permease, translating into MSTETIARPTDSGPKRPPIRRRHRRPAVSDRARFRPFHLFFYLLMGAGAFSAVAAFAWVINVSLKTNVEFITSPPFSLTRSWEFENYRQAWNAGGVAMFFGNSVLVAVTATVLGVFFSVLAAYPLARVRFPGSGIVLSVFILGLMVPWMVTFIPLYLTLRDIGLLDTQLGLILVYATYNLPFNIFVMVGFMRTLPVQLEEAAAIDGAGPARTFFGIILPLLGPGVASITIISFLNNWNEFFYALVLIRTKENMTLPVGLWQLSQAATYSSNWVTLFAAIMITVVPVLVVFALLQRRIAEGLTAGAIKG
- a CDS encoding ABC transporter permease subunit: MIPFLLPASLLLTVFFLYPLARTVELSTQEFSRTGRASFVGMAQYADVIGDERFLQSLGHAVLLAMVGGLMLFPPAIAIAWAFNQRLHGERVFRFLIFAPVVLSVAVVALMWKFIFHPTLGLINPAFASIGFGDLIPILLGDPRTALPAIALVAVWHGIGIWILLISAGFSRMPADVLEAGRLDGAGEWKLFTRIMLPMMSDLFRTLIILWVVQSLQAFAFVYIMTDGGPYFSSDIPATVMYRTAFDTGDFGSAAAMGVIVVVLLMAAALVLNKLLKRDSIEY
- a CDS encoding ABC transporter substrate-binding protein encodes the protein MKLKRIRFSLPLAMAGVLLAACSSGPVGGPPASEGPDPNTWRDNISGSIEVGVIPAEGTPGLAYLEKLAREIEADYPGTKITLTFANSEARPALEQRWRSGDGPDVDYGMFDGTVPSQRVWANDGFLLDLKPYLDAPDPTTGKTWGESFTPAASGFMVNPDNGGVYGVPSELSTQVLFYNKKIFAESGIKPPTTWDELMKASADLKAAGVDPIAITGLYQPYMGMWSDNLWLREVGWTTANDVLVNGKGRITDDPGFLRGLQKVQDLRDGGYLMSGFQGTDFTAAQAQFFQGKTGMILMGSWLVSEMKDVIPDDFEIGVLPFPEVAGGAGDQKAIMAAPQQMSINAKSENIPLALEWVRRVTSPEVQAERAEKFGELSGVVGVPSPSGVTGIDTVMADASALVPREFAMKDTEAYDVVYAEVTRLMFGEQDATQTLARLDEQLRKIHKN
- a CDS encoding dihydrodipicolinate synthase family protein; protein product: MTMTRLRPGANDPLEGLAAARAIRGVSPVLEVPFTESGDVDLAGFRRVVRYVLGTGVASVMFPGFAGEFYKLSETERACLMEVLVSEARAFPDTVVIAAVQDHATRLAAERAAWSVSVGAKAINLLPPHLLKPPAPMIEAHIRAVLAEVPTTPVVLQYAPNETGTALDVSRLAAIARDHPNLTLVKVESSPPGPFITELSRLDPPIPAVEGYAGVQLPDAIRRGAVGTQPGCSFTEIYQEIWRLYEAGRFDDADRLHARLLPFTSYWMLDTELIIAAEKLISVRRGLFRSDHCRAPRRDLDDHERDAVDRFLIEFAEFLPYLGPIEDEE
- a CDS encoding amidohydrolase family protein gives rise to the protein MIIDAHVRIGAQRDCALAVDDLLATMDRNGIDRALIAPSEGDIAYHNRAGNAATTTAAERSGGRLLAYAVANPWRRADALTELGWARDHGARALAIDSSLQGFDLLDGLVDPLIDFADAHDWPVYVRTGTPPGHLPLPAAALARRHPGVAFVMGRSGATDFWIDAAPALRLAPNLYGDTCYAPWDTVLSEFERDPQIGSSRLVFSSDLPYATTVGELRRVVDWPLAKPARARVLGGTIAALLGLGSG
- a CDS encoding amidohydrolase family protein, which produces MIVDVHTHTPTHEREVPNAELRSYDAWRTDRAVITSNSWADFDAAADAADVAIVFNIAVDDPVSSTGLDYPPERTNVATAEYVAARPDKRIGFMSVNPMAPDVWEQVEEARSLGLLGVKLGANYQEFDPLGDAAMQFYRYCEREGLPILFHQGASPIRHAPLRYTFPLVTDEIAIACPELRIVMAHMGHPWARETVVTIRKHPHVYADVSSIYLRPWVCYESLLYAVEWGAAGKLLLGSDFPIATTAEAIAGLRAVNDIVEGSRLPRIPAEVIEKIIHAEALEALALPDPRAARS
- a CDS encoding amidohydrolase family protein, translating into MIDFHTHTPIWRGTSWLGGTTFSADDFIDFMDTCGIDRAVVLSHDGLFDSTPEANDDLARFVAQYPDRLIGFGTYSPRKPSAAAEIERTFTELGLRGVKLHPWLQGFSVHEVALDPILEVVATHNGLVLCHDGTPPYATPTQIATLARRHPNVPIILGHGGLHDLWREALVCTQDTENLYLCICGTPPYAAKTILDRAPAHKVLFGTDAGLSDKASQDFAVARIREIDEWGVTPEQRQAMLVDNPRRLLEKSTR